A stretch of DNA from Cyprinus carpio isolate SPL01 chromosome A25, ASM1834038v1, whole genome shotgun sequence:
AGTTGCAATACAATACAAAcgttattatttcattttgttttatattacaattGATAATTAATGTTTGCTTATAGTCACTGGAATTGTAACTGATGCTTAAGCTAAAGCCATTATGGACCATTGACACTGGTACTCAAATCAACgactaaaaaattaatttactgtataactgagcattaaataaaagttacatgAGCTGGGTAGTTGTCCAAAAATGCACCTGATTTAGCACAAGATTTAAccattttttcctgcatgccatgtgcggggctccgtatgtTTTAACTCAAGGCAATGTACATTTTAAGCATAACACTAACGTTATGCAATATCCTTTTACAAGCAGAACAGAACATGCACTATTTGTCTTGTGAAAGTTGGGGTTTTATTGAGTTTTATAGAGACTAATGAACTTTTTAACCACATTTGGACAGGCATTAAGTAACTGTTTAGTAGTATAGTGTCAGTTTTTAACCCTGGTGATCTACCACTTCAGAAAAATCTTTGTCAGAGTTAATTACTTATGCATTGTGTTAAACAAGAAGAATCAATCCTAGCTCAGatttcctttcattctttctgCCTGTTACATAACTGACTCAAACAATAAACCGCTTAGTTCACTTCTCCCCTGGAATGCTCTTAATGGAGGGAGAGTAGCATGATCTTCAGTCTTTACAAATCCAGACATTTAATCTTAGATATCATGTTGACATCTAGCGTGAGTAGTGCAAAATGGAAGAATCAccctttttaaaatttcattaaaagtCAAATATAAGAAATTCCTGTAATTCCCTCATGATGTTTGGCTGGTTATAGAAATATCATAGTTTCAAAACAGGGTCCAAAGATCTTTGACTGCTATTATCGTGGCATTATTTAACTAGCCTGCCTAAAGGAACCTGATAGGCTTTTGCTCTGCTCACTCATTCAAAGGAACCTTTCACctaaatgcactttaaaagcGTTGCACGATAAATCTGTTGAAGGTTTTGGATGCTACACTTTGCCGAGGTAAATTTTGAGGAGTAGTTGCAGGTTGTTAGGTGAGGtttgaaatattatcaaaatataattctATGAAAATAGGATTTGATTTGGCAAAGTAGAAGTTCTTTCGCAATCGATCCATAGATCTGATTTCAGATTTACATTCTTCTTAATTCATTATGTAATCTATTTATTGGTTCTATATTATTCAGTTTTTACTTTGTTAAAccaattcttaattcattatgtaatctatttattattaaagtatttttcatttcttGTATCGAGGTGCCAGGTTTTcatttcttgtatttttattttttgtttatgaaaatttTGTTCGAGAGGTAATTAGTAATTGTTGCAAGGTATTTTTTTAGCATGTACTGTGAGCTTTTTGACAGATGTTGCAGCATGTGTAGTGAGGTATTGCTTAACTTTGACGTATTTAGGAAGCTCTCAGCACGTAACACTACTAGAAAAATATAAAGCTGATTCAGATACTACTCATCTGCAAGGTGAGAACTTTTTACTTTTTCCTGAAAATATGGCCTATGCCACACACATGTACATTAGACTGCTTTGTATTTGTGTTGTTATAAATTAAGTGGTTTTTACAAGGTACAGGGTTGATGACATGAATGCTTATAAAGGAACAATTGCagtcaaaattttacatacactttgcagtttctgcaaaatgttaattattttaccaaaataagagggatcatacaaaatgcatgttattttttatttagtcctgacctgaataagatatttcacataaaagacatttacatacAGTCCTTGTTTGTCCtcaacagttaaactgcctgctgttcttcagaaaaatccttcaggtcacacaaattctttggttttcaagcatcttttgcatatttgaaccctttccaacaatgattGTATTGTTTTAAGATCCATtatttcacactgaggacaactgagggacttacTTGCAACTATTAGAAGTAGTTCAAAGGCTCCACAAGAAAACACGATGCATTAAAAGCCAGATTCACGGCCACACCAGGCTCATCCACAACTcagcacacaatgtaaaaaaggtGTTATCCATTTactgatttcttttttgtttttaaaggttgTGTACGAAGATGCACCATTCAGCACCTCTTggtttgttgttggttttatgCGTATTATCTGGAATAGACGGCGGTAAAGTGTTGGTGTTTCCTCTAGATGGAAGTCATTGGGTCAACATGAAGGTCCTGATTGAGGAACTGCATAGCAGAGGTCACAATGTGACAGTGCTTAGAGCCTCCAACAGTTGGTATATCAAGGAGAAGTCTCCCTTCTACAATTCCATCACCATTCCAAATGCAGGAGGATTTGATGAGAAGTTTTTTGGTTTACTGATTGGTCGTCTCTTGAAGATTAGAAGAGAAGGGCATTCCATTTGGAGCCGTCTTCAACTGGAGTACGAAATAATCATGAAGTTTAAAAGCATGCATGAAGATATGATGCAGATGATGGAGAGAATGTTAGAGGACAAAGAAATCATGAAATCAATCCAAGATGTTAAGTATGATGTGGTATTAGCAGATCCAGCAGCCGGAGGCGGTGCAATCTTAGCTTACAAGTTTAATATTCCTCTGGTTTTCAACGTTCGATGGACCATACATGGAGAGGGACATTTCGCCATTGCTCCTTCCCCTCTGTCTTATGTTCCTGTCCCAGGAGCAGAGTTAACAGACAAGATGTCATTTCTCCAACGTGTCAAAAATTTTATGACTTACTTATTCTCCTGTTTCCAGATTGCAGTCGTTGCTGAACCCATCTTTACTTCTTTCTGTCTCAAACATTTTGGCCCCAGCGTTAATTATTTCTCCCTTTTCCAAGATGCAGATATCTGGCTCATGAGAAATGACTTTACCTTTGAGTTTCCACGACCCACAATGCCCAATATCGTATATATGGGGGGCTTCCAGTGTAAACCCGCCAAGCCACTTCCAGCTGATCTTGAGGAGTTTGTGCAAAGCTCAGGGAAGCATGGAGTCATCGTCATGTCTTTAGGCACCCTTATTGCTCAGCTTCCACAAGATGTCACTGACGACATAGCGGCAGCTTTTGCTCAGCTTCCTCAAAAAGTGATTTGGAGATATACAGGACCCCGACCTGTGACCCTTGGTAACAACACTTTACTTGTAGACTGGCTTCCCCAGAATGACCTGCTTGGACATCCCCAGATTAAAGTATTTGTGGCACATGGAGGAACTAATGGAGTTCAGGAAGCCATCTATCATGGGGTGCCCATCTTGGGTGTACCTTTAGTGTTTGATCAGCCTGACAATCTCTTCAGAATGGAAGCAAAGGGAACATCAAAAATTTTAGATATTGCAACTTTGGACAGGACTGTGTTTCTAGAGGCATTAAAGGATGTTCTGCATAACCCATCTTACAAGGAGAACATGCAGAATCTGTCAAAACTGCACCACGACCAGCCAATGAAACCTCTTGATCGTGCCGTCTTCTGGATTGAGTTTGTCATGAGGAATAGAGGAGCTCCTCATTTGCGAACACAGTCTTTCAGAATGTCTTGGATTGAGTACCACTCTATTGATGTTGTTTTGACTATAGTGGcgacactttgcatttttgcttttttgtttatatatgtgatTCGGTATCTTTTTAGAGTTTTATtcaaaaagaaagtgaaatgtGCATGATAGAAATAACTATTTTTGAGTTCATTGTTACAATGTTCTTGCTGGATTTGTGAAACACATTTTAGTGAAATAAAGTTATATTTCATGACAAATTCATTCTCTGGAATTTACTGAAATTCGTAATGACTATTTAGAACTGCATTTATGTTAGGTAGCCTaggtagtaaaaaaaataaaataattgaaagtgACAATACAAGGCATAAAAAAAGTTTGCCCTTGCTTAATGAACTTCACTATTGTTTTCATGGTTGAGTCACTAATTGTGTTTACATGCAGTTTAAATGTCGGCCCTTAGTCAgactaataattaaaatgtaatttacatggtTTAAAACTAATTCGCACCAGTCTGATTTTGGCAAAGTTGCAGTAATAAACCTAAATAATGTGAT
This window harbors:
- the LOC109105789 gene encoding UDP-glucuronosyltransferase 2C1-like — protein: MHHSAPLGLLLVLCVLSGIDGGKVLVFPLDGSHWVNMKVLIEELHSRGHNVTVLRASNSWYIKEKSPFYNSITIPNAGGFDEKFFGLLIGRLLKIRREGHSIWSRLQLEYEIIMKFKSMHEDMMQMMERMLEDKEIMKSIQDVKYDVVLADPAAGGGAILAYKFNIPLVFNVRWTIHGEGHFAIAPSPLSYVPVPGAELTDKMSFLQRVKNFMTYLFSCFQIAVVAEPIFTSFCLKHFGPSVNYFSLFQDADIWLMRNDFTFEFPRPTMPNIVYMGGFQCKPAKPLPADLEEFVQSSGKHGVIVMSLGTLIAQLPQDVTDDIAAAFAQLPQKVIWRYTGPRPVTLGNNTLLVDWLPQNDLLGHPQIKVFVAHGGTNGVQEAIYHGVPILGVPLVFDQPDNLFRMEAKGTSKILDIATLDRTVFLEALKDVLHNPSYKENMQNLSKLHHDQPMKPLDRAVFWIEFVMRNRGAPHLRTQSFRMSWIEYHSIDVVLTIVATLCIFAFLFIYVIRYLFRVLFKKKVKCA